Genomic window (Pongo abelii isolate AG06213 chromosome Y, NHGRI_mPonAbe1-v2.0_pri, whole genome shotgun sequence):
AGGGTCGAAGGCACATTCTTTGAAGTTTCCTATGTGCAAGGTTTTGAGCCGTGAAGCACCCGacatctttgtaaatattgtaaaattgtaCGTGCCTTCTTAGCAGTCATATCAGAAAAGCCCACAAGAAACAACTCACAAACATCAGAGAAACATTCTCCctggaaacaatcaaaacaaaattttcttactccaggttttctcatcttcttgatGTAGAGAATCTTTTACTCACATCATCATCAActtttccagtttttacatcCAACCCTCCATGTTCCTTACTACTCCTACAGGAAATGCCCAATGAATGATGGGCCAGTAAAgtgcaagtttctttttcattacagtgccttaaacaaataaagtaagacctggggaagttttatgATACATCAATACATATATAGAGCCTTTCTAATATCTAGCCCTTTTTTTGGGGTCTTAAATGGGAAGACGTTATGTTATTGCTAAGCCAAAATCTTACTGTTTCTGACAAAAAGCCCTATAGTCAACAGAAAGATGCTGGGCCAAAACACATTTCTTCTATAGCAtgtcaaagagagaaaagcagtcaaagagagaaagagtgaagaaaagacaagatCCTAATCTCCagtagaaagagagacagagccctttgaaaaacctaatttaagccatagtgatcccatagataagaaaaagaaaaaaagaaaagtagaagaaaaaagaaagcaggacatTTGCCCTTTAGACATCCCAGATCTAAACCTTTCCCAAGCCAGGGCTGAGATGACGTCTTTGGGTCTTTGCATTTTctggcatttcttcttttctggatgATACTGCATTCTTCAGTGCCTGCAGAAAAGAAAGCTTGTGGTATGCCTGATTCACCTAAAGATCTGCAGGGAATTGTCACCTGTACCAGCACCTGACCTGCTTACCTCATCACAGATAACATGCaaagctgtgtgcagtggctggactCAACCAACACTCACTCACGCATCTGCCTccattctgtgcctggcacatccaTAGCAAACTGAAACCTAAGCCCATAGTTGGAGTTGAGTGCAGGCTGTAAGATGGGTGTGTAAAATTAGACAAGCAGGCTCAAGGGAAACTTGCACAAGGGTGACATCATCCACAGAGATTGTTGGCTGGTGAAGCGACACCCTAGAGATCTTgtgacaaagatgacattcatCGCCAGTGGCCAGTGGATTATTCAATTATGCCTATGTAATGGAGCCTCGATAAAAATTAGCAAGACAGTATTCATAGAGCTTTTGGGTAACTGAACACATGCAGTGTTCTAGAAATTTGTGTGCTCATAAAAAGAGACACTGATAATTTTAAAGGCCGTACAGAGTGTAGgtgtctttgttttgaaagaagtttctgcctttaataatgtgtccagaattttaaCTTATTAACTAGAGCACACTCTAAGGTAACATAAATCTGCACATTACAAACATTAGAACGTGGGtatttccacaaaaatgattCCATAATTCACCAGTACAGTGCAACAAGTTTTACTTTAGagagataaagttttcttttgtcaACTGGGTAAGAACTagacatttataaaggaaaataaaatcaagtgatATCTCACCACAAATTCTAGTCATATGTTCAGTTTAGGAGAATGATCTCCAGTGAATTTTGtgccagaaatatttattctaaaagaaaagtcttttaatttataattgtgtGTCTCTGAAGTGCTTGTGCCACTGTAAAGTCAAGGGCACCATCTCATACCATTTTGTGTCCTTCTGGGAGGGAAGCCGAGGCTGCCTTATAACCCAGTAGAGGTATTCTAGCatgtaaaagtaagaaaaatcaacattattaCGTGATTCTCTGTCATAAACATCCAATAAATCACAACTCTGGTCTTATATATAGTAGTAGCCATAGATACACATTAGGGCTTCCAAGAAGAATCTAGTACCCAACAGTCTGCTTTTATATTTGGGCTTATGTGAGCGTAAAATAACCACATTTGGGCAAACAAGctgttttattacttcttttaaagCTGCAGTGCTCAAAAATGATGTAATAATTTAAATACCTGGCTTGGGCATTTCCGGTTGTGTTTCCAAGCCTTAGCTATGGGTGAAACTGTTTTGGGCTATGAAGATGGATTAGGGCATCTTGCAACTCATGATGCATTTGGTTCAGCTTAGTTCTCGTGTCCTGAGCAGTCAGACTGACAACTAAAACTCATCcgttttattttcaacatactttAACATGGATTCTGTCCCTTGGGCTGAGCTCCAGATCTTCCTCAGCAcctcacactctctctcattGGCCTGTTCCAACTCCAACTTAATATTAGAGTGAACAAGGGCCTTAGATTCTTCCAGTACAATTTGATTATATGAGGCAAGCTCCTTAATTTGAATCATAACCTCTTGGGTGAAAGTTCCACTCAAAAATACCTGAGAGACCAGGCCTTTGGCACATGCCTCCCGTGCTGTCAGCTTTCGCCCagcaaataacatttcattggcagatgctttacccatcattttttgaaatgtaatagttgaacagccatctggactctgtcCAAAGGTCATATAAGGGGTTTGGAACCAAGCCTTTTCATTAGCCCACACGAGATCACAAAGGGGCAGGATGGATGCACCCAGTCCAATGGCGGGGCCATTGACTGATACAacaataggctttttaaattgaataaaagtaTTCACAAAGTTCTTGATGGTATCCACCATTTCAAGGCTTGCTCTGTTTCTGTCGTTCCTTAAGCGCTTCACAAAGTACCCAAAATCAAGACCGCAGCAAAAGACACTTCCAGCTGCACTGAACAGCACGAGCTTGCTGTCATCCACAGCAGCGTTATTAAGAGCATTAactatttctttaattacttctgtattcagtgcatttttttctgtggatCTAGTTGATAGCACTATCTGGGTgaatccatcctctttcttcactaCAATGTCTCTGTATGTGCTGGCACTTTCTGTTAGCTTTATGGTAAAGTACATCTTCTTGATAAAAGGCTGGTCTCTGCTGTCATCAGTAATATTTCTTTGCCCACCTTTCACTCTTGGAACTGAGGTATGCATGTCTGTTGTTCCATTGGCTGCTAATGGGTCTACTAATACCACTATACCTTTTTGGGTAGCTGAACCTGTGGCCATTGAAGCGGTAACTGAGCCAGACATCTGCGACATTGGTGGGTGTATCTGAGTCTTGTTCTCTATTCCAGGCTGTTCTGCACCAGGACGTGACAAAGGGTCCTGGAGGAGTTTCCCTTCTGTCACCTCGAAGACCACCGTGTCCTGCTGATCTGCTGCAATAGGGTACAGTTTCTCAAGTTTCTGAAAGCCACTCACAGTTTTCTTGTCGTTAAAGGGGCTTTCAGGTGCAAGGGTCTTGATAGTTGAATGTATTTTCTCCATATTCTGTGTGTCGGAGAGAAGTGAAGCTGCCTTCCTCCTAATGATCTTGCTGGCAGCAAATAACTTGCTGTTTTTGGATCTGTGGTGTCTATCCGTCACTTGCGTTGTAGGAGAGTTCTTAGAATAGCTCGCTTTTGTAGATCTAGAAGTTCTTCTTCTGgcattgtttgaaaaaattctaCTGGTTCTAGTCCATgtcagttttttctgtttttcagtctgtcGTCTATTAAAATCAAGTATACATTTTTCACAGTTCCTGAGGTGCTGCTCTGGTTCCCAAGTGTCATCCTGTTGGTTGTAACCTTTCCACCGAATCAAATACTCTGTATTCCCATTTTTATCTCGTCTTTTGTCAACAATActttcaacctcaaactcctgggaagcCATGAGGAAAGACACAGGATTGGAGCAGTTGCTGTGCCAACTTTGTTTCAGTTGTGTCTCCACATAGCCactcctttctgcctccagttcttcaccAGGTTCTGCATATGGATGAACCTCTTCTATTTCGTCACCACTGGTGTAGTGAAAATTGTGTGAAATAGCGGCTATGCTATGGTGCATGATAGCTTGCTCAGTAGCCTCAGGTGAGAGTAGGTAAATCCACAGCCACAACCTTCTGTTGTAGAACAGAAAGCGTTCTTCCTGCCTGTtactcttttgtgtttgtttgtttaattgtggTTGCTATGACGATTGTATGGAAGATTCTAttcttataacatttttaaagttacactaGCTTGTCTTCAGTAACATACAAAACCTTCACTCCTGTATAATGTACCTCCACTATTTCACTTATTGAGTCCTCAAAATTATACCTTTATTCAGTTTATGTCAAAAACAGAAATTAGAGgtagttttttttattaaatatatttgtgttttaaggtaCGTGGAGAACAACTTGTGGAAGTGCATgttgttaattgtttttttttctttttgagatggagtctcactctgtcacccaggctggagcgcagtggtgcaatcttggctcattgaaagctccatctcccggattcatgccattctcctgtgtcagcctcccaagtagctgagactacaggcgcctgccaccttgcctgtcgaattttttgtacttttaggagagactgggtttcaccgtgttagcctgggttgtcttgatctcctgacctcgtgatccacacacctcaacctcccaaagtgctgggattacaggtatgagccaccgtgcctggccaaatattatatcttatatatttgtacatgtatTTATCTTTACCTTAACCTTTGTTTGTTCATACTGCTTTTGAATGTCTGTCCATTCTACCCTGAAGTACTCCATAAGACATTTCTTAAAGGGTAGTCTACTTGTAAAGGGTGCCAGCTTTTGTGTGGGAATGTCATAATGTGTCGCTCACCTTCGATGGACAATTTGGTGGATTATAAGGTTTAGGT
Coding sequences:
- the LOC129053198 gene encoding testis-specific chromodomain protein Y 1, which translates into the protein MHHSIAAISHNFHYTSGDEIEEVHPYAEPGEELEAERSGYVETQLKQSWHSNCSNPVSFLMASQEFEVESIVDKRRDKNGNTEYLIRWKGYNQQDDTWEPEQHLRNCEKCILDFNRRQTEKQKKLTWTRTSRIFSNNARRRTSRSTKASYSKNSPTTQVTDRHHRSKNSKLFAASKIIRRKAASLLSDTQNMEKIHSTIKTLAPESPFNDKKTVSGFQKLEKLYPIAADQQDTVVFEVTEGKLLQDPLSRPGAEQPGIENKTQIHPPMSQMSGSVTASMATGSATQKGIVVLVDPLAANGTTDMHTSVPRVKGGQRNITDDSRDQPFIKKMYFTIKLTESASTYRDIVVKKEDGFTQIVLSTRSTEKNALNTEVIKEIVNALNNAAVDDSKLVLFSAAGSVFCCGLDFGYFVKRLRNDRNRASLEMVDTIKNFVNTFIQFKKPIVVSVNGPAIGLGASILPLCDLVWANEKAWFQTPYMTFGQSPDGCSTITFQKMMGKASANEMLFAGRKLTAREACAKGLVSQVFLSGTFTQEVMIQIKELASYNQIVLEESKALVHSNIKLELEQANERECEVLRKIWSSAQGTESMLKYVENKTDEF